The Tachysurus fulvidraco isolate hzauxx_2018 chromosome 4, HZAU_PFXX_2.0, whole genome shotgun sequence DNA window TTATAGAGAATAAATTCCTCTAGAAGATATTTCTTAATGATTAAGAACTGTCACTTTGTTTCCGTTTGTTAGAAGATATTTGTATTAGAACATTTTCTAACACTAAACAAATAACGAAAAACATGGTTTGTTTAGTGTTTCAACACAAATTAGCACCTTACTCTGGATTAAGTGAAGCAGCTAgatgaaagtgaaaaagaaaaaggactttttgttttttaacacagAATCAGAGACCAAAACTTTAATTTGATATCAGAGGGCAGATAGCACTTAATTTAAGAATTTAAGCTCCTCTGTGGTGGGTTATGTGGGAGCATCAGGCTTCAGAGTGGCTTGCAGTCGCAATCTCCTCCTTGCTATAGCTTCCTGCTTCTTCTTTTCAATCTCAGCAGCGGAGCAAATCACTGCTGGCTGTGCTGTGATGAACACTACAGAAGcaagcagaaaaaacaaacaatagcTTGCTTATTTTTCTTGCTTCTCAGCATATggcacttcttttttttatatatatatataaacagagaatcaaaaatataaaacaaaaaaaaaattaacagcaaATTCCCAGATTCTTTTAGGTCAATTATGTAGAGAACAACCAGGTGCTGATCAGGGACAGGATGTATAATAGTACATATTTACACTCAGTCTACTTTATTATGAAAACCTCCACactcatgcagttatctaaatCAGCCAAGCGTGTGGAAGTAGTCCagtctaaaaaaaattcagatacAACTCAAGAGTCTCATGTAATGTTCACAAGCTACTACTGTTTAAACAGTAGCAATTGTTGAGTGTGAAATTCTTAGAAGCTAAGCAGAAAATACTCAAAACCAGCCAATCTTTGACCAACTATCATGAAAGGTTTCAAGTCTGATAGATCACATTGTTTCCCaatctgatgtttgatatgaacattagAAAAAGCTCTAAAACTGCATCTGAATGATTTGGACAGTCAGTGTATTTCAGCAATCGACAGTAAAGTTTTTGCTGTAGAAAGATTACCTTTGTTCCTCAATGTCCCTGGATCAGACTGATGCCTCTTGAAAGTGGAATTGTAGGTGCTTTCACCAAATGGTCCTGTAGCATGCATCAGCTGAGTAAAAGGGTACTGTTTGCTTTTCTGAGAAAAGTGGTATACTTGTAAGTCACTTGCTGATTCAGAAAAGCTTTGCTTGTCTCCATGAATACCTGAAGCACCCGGTATTGAATGTGAGcgtgcaaaaacacacactggctGTCTATGTTCTGTGGGCTGCTGAAGCTGAACAGTTCTAAGGTTTCTTTTCATGCTTGAAGAAATAGTAGTGATGGTGGATGAAGGTACTTCAGGTGAAGAATATGAGGTCTTGGTTGAATTCTTATCTCTTAGCTTCTCTTTAACATCTGCGATTCGCTCCAGGTCGTCACAGGCCTGACAAAGCagatcatcgtcatcatcatctctaTCACACCAAAGAGGGTCTAAGTCTTTCCCTGTTGTTCCAGATGAACTGGCTATATCTTTTGCTTCTGGGCCAACAGTGGTCATAAATGTCTGCTGCTTTCCACCCTGTATGTGTGCTATCTGATATCCTGAATCTGTGTTCACCAAATCAGGGGTGGTTTTTGAAAGTTGAGTAATTGCACCAGACCGGATCGGACCATCTGCCCTAGAAGAACTAGGATTGGTGTAAGTTTCTGATAAATTCCTTGTGTAATGGCTGGTAATTGTGTGAGCTCTGCTGCTTGCTCCAGAGGAACTCGCTGGCATCATGGGTTCACATTTTTTGTAACCAGCAGACCATATATGACTAGTAGGTTTTCCCATACAAGGGCTTAAAAGATGGTTCGAAGTCACCTCCAGCACAAAGTCACTCAGAAGATCATCATTCTCCCAATCATCATCAAAATCTGTTTTTGACACCTGAGCATCTTCAGGAAGATCCTTGCTGTTTGAAGTGGTTGGTCTCATTTCATGAGTAGCTGGTTTTTCAGTCCTGCTCTCCTGTGAATAATTAGTGGATAAAGGGCTTAATCTCCCGCTCAACTGCTGAGTTGGTCCATCAAACAGAGCATGCAGCTCCTCCTCATGGCCAAGTCCCTTGGCTTCTCCAATTGAAGCACTAATACTCTTTGATTCTGGGTGGGTGGCAGTGAGATTGTTGAGCTTGTGCAAGTCTTTACAATTTAGACCCTCACTATTTTGTAGCCTCTTAAGAGTGTCTTTGTGTTGGCGAGTCATGTTTAGGTCAAACTGCTTAGCGAGTTTCATCAGGTCCTCAACATTGTTACATTGCCGGCTTGACAAAAGAATAAGTTTGGTAAATCAGTCacaacaagaaaacaaatttatatatataaatactagGAGAATTAAAAGTGATCATAATCAGAAAATCAGACCAACTGTCTCAAAAACAGCTTTACTTATTCACAAGCCTAGAGCCTTAAGGCAAAACAGGTTAAATACCAATATTGTTcttaaaaatcaataaacaccACATgattcatgtgtatgtgtgagagagtgtgagagtaagagtgtgtgtgagagagagagagagagagagagagagagagagagagagagagagagagaatgtgagtgagtgagagaattaAGAATTAAACACTTTGGAAATACTTCTGATTCAACAGCTTAGATGGAGGTCTTAACATAAGAATTGCTATATGCATTGATGGAGTGACAAACCTTTCTACACACAGTCAAGCTAAAGATGTTAGAGGTAACAACTAGTGTTTTCATTCAGAGCTTGCGACCCCACAGTTCTAGCAAGTCGAAGACATGCACTCCTATAGCACGACAAGAAATGGCTTCAGACAAAAGACCGATGGTGTAAGCCATATACACAACAAAGAGTATCAAAAGCATCAAGAGCATCAAAAATGGACCTGTGTGGAACTGTATTGGCTCAGTAGTAAAATTAACTGTTTTGTTACTTGTTTAACTGCATATTTTTTGTAACTTAGCATATACAGCCATCAAGTTACAGATCATTTAAACTGAAAGACACCTAAATTATACTGACCGTGCTGAGAACCGCCGAACTCTGGGTTGCTGAATCTCTGGAGTGCAGGGGATAGCAGAATCCCCAATCCAGTGAAGCACTGAATCTTTATCCACTGGCTTCTCTTCCTTTGACATCAAACAATGTAGCAGACAAAATGGTAGAGACATTgcaatattcattttaaagagTTTTTACTTACATTTGGTGCAATTCTGTTAACAATCTCAGATATTTCCACAACTCTGTCACTTTCTCCAGCTGCTTTTCCTGTTGTGAATATTCAGAGCACAAAAAAGATGTACTAgggtagttgacgtgacatggctttttcactgtcacagaagataaaacataatttatttcacattttcataatttagaatactgtaaatggttaaacattttcttgttttatatgaatttgttgttttaatacccaagttattgttggttttttttagaactttgagccaaatctcaaaattgtcctatggtgtgacggtagacaacattatttcataaatattacattttataaataaagaaaataatgtttaaaaatcttaatgaacactcctggcataattgtgcaagtgtctatttcactaagtggccatcacttttcatatacatacatttctaaaagtgtaggaatttcataaagtttgtaacagaaaaaaaatgtcctttggtgttatgcaaaaacctaattttaatttgggcaatatcatggacaactacatttaattgaaagaccccactcaaggtcatgtgactgaagacccctatgaaggccatgagaagtgcacatggtaagtatttctctcagaattgtttaaatattgaactatgttttaagaccactgaagatgttaagttttttttgtcctttggtgtgacaccattcagctattcatggtgaaaatgattctaattagtactttcatgtaaaataaatatcactttaagaaaataatgttttaataatgtgaacaattctgtctcaagtatttactttatgttatttaatataatttcttagtacattttaaatgtcacaccatacgacacatttacagtattgttgagtgaaaaagtgaaaaaaatatgtggtcattgacaaaatgagtgaccagtactattttctgaaactgcagttttcatactccacaaatatatgtaaCTTATATGtatcttaaaaagttatgctttccaaaaaaagtactttttcttggtcatttgtcaactacccacTAGCAAACCATGTGCAGTATCAAAACCAGCATGGTTAGCATGTTAAGTCACTCCCATGAAGGCAATTTACCCAAGCTACCTCTGTGCATGTTATTTTAGTTGCTGCAAATAACACATTTCCAGAGTTGGGTGGAAAGAAACACATAAAATGAAAGCTTAGAATAAGATTGCATGACATCCCTAGTTTGTACATCTTAATTGTTCAAGTGATCCAAAATATTGGAATATGCGACTGGCAGATGTTACTTGTTAGCCAGATGTGCCCTATAAAACCCTggatttgcatttgcatttgaaGATAACATTTATTGCtaaaaaggataaaccaacAGAAAAGCTATGGAAGAAAATCACACTATTTTGAAgcttagaaaaaagaaaaaatcaaatcaaagcatTGGGCATAGTCAGTATGACAAAATATAGTATCTAAAGAAGGGAGGGTGTTGGGGGTACTGCTGTATTAACAACCACACATCAAACAGGATAGTCAAGAAACACAAAAGAGGTACATGACAAACATTGTGAACGCTATGAAACACTTAAACAGTCAGTGACCTCACCAACAACCTCCAAGGGCAAGGGAGAAAGTATTGCAATTCACCCTGTTGCCACCCTGATGCAGTTACTATAATCAAGAGATATTCAACCAaatatagttatttatttaaagactgacctgatcctaaatGTATGGCCACTTACAATGGGAGGTTGCTAGCAAAAGGTGTAAGTTCCAAGTTATTTTTTACACTACTTTCACAAGGAACTCTTTGTAGTTTGTTCAGCCAGTTAGGCCTTGATTATATCTACactattaaatttttttccaaTCATAAGGAGGAGGTTAGAGGTAAAACCCAACtcattaaatttatatatatctaatctCCTAGTGTCTTTAAATAGCCTGTTTGTCCAAGACTATGTATCCAGGTAAAAGCTGCATGGTGCCTTTTCTTTGCAAAGTACTCTGATGAGCTGATTAAAAGCCAATCAATGAGAGTATACccaattacatacagtacaggccaaaagtttggacacaccttcttgtagcgattttggctcgtgaagcaaggtaaatatttataagtaactataacgtgttatcgtgacttccaaatattttaacctaagttgaaattaacggtactggaattaactttacgcttatttggtctgttcgtccggcgaacaggccgtgtaacctttattaattctatgaaggcggtatcttcccggccaagaaagattcgctttccttttactgtataccgtaatttaaattaaattaacttaatagagcatgtagttcagaccggatattgcaggtaccttaatttgtgagcgatactcagagacaaatcacctgtggctcaaaattatgacatttaatgaatgagacaaacacaacataaaacaaactacacaaacaaacaaaagaaatagggaaaacgaaatgaaaataaaataaaacaaaagaatttaaaattggggaaagggaggaagagactggaaagaagaaactagagaaaggaaggaaaggaattgcaagcttagactcaaaaattaatcacaccctaactgggaaatcgtcacagaaacttaaattcaccttaagattcaacgaaagattcctacttaaaattacgcatctaaattgg harbors:
- the etaa1b gene encoding ewing's tumor-associated antigen 1 isoform X2, with product MTDTNKTNNTRSTVDATKEIRSRIESSENKFKTKIYCPSLSASLYCGKNVETPKHRSRRRFNCCPNGDSPSEADALQDIIWDPASPPQMRTGKAAGESDRVVEISEIVNRIAPNEEKPVDKDSVLHWIGDSAIPCTPEIQQPRVRRFSARRQCNNVEDLMKLAKQFDLNMTRQHKDTLKRLQNSEGLNCKDLHKLNNLTATHPESKSISASIGEAKGLGHEEELHALFDGPTQQLSGRLSPLSTNYSQESRTEKPATHEMRPTTSNSKDLPEDAQVSKTDFDDDWENDDLLSDFVLEVTSNHLLSPCMGKPTSHIWSAGYKKCEPMMPASSSGASSRAHTITSHYTRNLSETYTNPSSSRADGPIRSGAITQLSKTTPDLVNTDSGYQIAHIQGGKQQTFMTTVGPEAKDIASSSGTTGKDLDPLWCDRDDDDDDLLCQACDDLERIADVKEKLRDKNSTKTSYSSPEVPSSTITTISSSMKRNLRTVQLQQPTEHRQPVCVFARSHSIPGASGIHGDKQSFSESASDLQVYHFSQKSKQYPFTQLMHATGPFGESTYNSTFKRHQSDPGTLRNKVFITAQPAVICSAAEIEKKKQEAIARRRLRLQATLKPDAPT
- the etaa1b gene encoding ewing's tumor-associated antigen 1 isoform X1, producing MAVRRDYVYSSTALDDVETPKHRSRRRFNCCPNGDSPSEADALQDIIWDPASPPQMRTGKAAGESDRVVEISEIVNRIAPNEEKPVDKDSVLHWIGDSAIPCTPEIQQPRVRRFSARRQCNNVEDLMKLAKQFDLNMTRQHKDTLKRLQNSEGLNCKDLHKLNNLTATHPESKSISASIGEAKGLGHEEELHALFDGPTQQLSGRLSPLSTNYSQESRTEKPATHEMRPTTSNSKDLPEDAQVSKTDFDDDWENDDLLSDFVLEVTSNHLLSPCMGKPTSHIWSAGYKKCEPMMPASSSGASSRAHTITSHYTRNLSETYTNPSSSRADGPIRSGAITQLSKTTPDLVNTDSGYQIAHIQGGKQQTFMTTVGPEAKDIASSSGTTGKDLDPLWCDRDDDDDDLLCQACDDLERIADVKEKLRDKNSTKTSYSSPEVPSSTITTISSSMKRNLRTVQLQQPTEHRQPVCVFARSHSIPGASGIHGDKQSFSESASDLQVYHFSQKSKQYPFTQLMHATGPFGESTYNSTFKRHQSDPGTLRNKVFITAQPAVICSAAEIEKKKQEAIARRRLRLQATLKPDAPT